The following proteins come from a genomic window of Metarhizium brunneum chromosome 2, complete sequence:
- the THES gene encoding Thermophilic serine proteinase, which yields MIRLSLPTLAWLTITAVAGTKAPSTSSVHDYIVECESSVCVEQLANNVQEKGGQVRHKFNSDVFHGVSVQLESISTAEQTMAELEELEGIRGVWPVQASTPAVKVGQENQKLGAAGNLHSGDTQRHGAGKRAADDLWPHLMTHVDKLHKKGFSGQGIKIAVVDTGIDYTHPALGGCFGKGCRVAFGDNFSKDGEKGDPMDCYGHGTEVAGVLAGYSRDQGFVGAAPNATLMAYRVLDCSAEGTEDDMMAGWLKAYEDRAQIIVSSTGIQGSGWAQGPLAMVASRIAARGVTCVGGLGNMQEQGLFYAMAPATGDGVVSVNSVASDYTVPYLSAYGPTWDLGIKPNVIAPGQGIWVTEKHGRYTYTSGTSYATPLVGGIAALVAEARGGSFNGVLINNLLMSTAKPQRDNGAFMSVAQQGGGLVDAWEAAHATTLVEPAGLEFNDTEHRVPISLKITNTAKSEVSYELSHLAATTLYTFSPGGTKPGQGEHAQATADIKLSLRSFTLGPGQSATVDVSAEEPLGLDASRLPLWSGWVAITGSDGTNLTAPYLGLSGSLRSATSLHPNTLRVRWADPNNVTPLDKNASVVFLDPPSGQRPGSPASIGELTQIFSGNLFFRLSLLASPQVLMDIVPLDLCPLGTDTSTVQGPPDLSMNCVPSSMVKDSRGLKSIGQVAGFPRYYASRNAVGVEGEWDGAYAKGQYAPPGRYKIVARALAVFGDASNPSDWQLTESPAVFILYLHNYIPVAQPTPEQA from the exons ATGATTCGCCTGTCCTTGCCAACGCTCGCATGGCTCACTATAACAGCCGTTGCCGGCACCAAAGCTCCGAGTACTTCCAGTGTGCATGATTACATTGTTGAGTGCGAGAGCAGCGTGTGCGTTGAGCAGCTAGCAAATAATGTGCAGGAGAAGGGCGGCCAAGTGCGCCACAAATTCAACTCGGATGTATTCCACGGCGTCTCGGTGCAGCTGGAAAGCATAAGCACGGCCGAGCAGACAATGGCCGAGCTGGAAGAATTGGAAGGCATCAGAGGCGTGTGGCCTGTACAAGCGTCAACCCCAGCAGTCAAAGTCGGGCAAGAGAATCAGAAGCTGGGGGCGGCGGGGAATCTGCATTCGGGGGATACGCAGCGACACGGCGCTGGTAAACGTGCAGCCGACGATCTTTGGCCTCATTTGATGACGCATGTGGACAAGTTGCACAAGAAGGGGTTCTCGGGCCAAGGCATCAAGATTGCCGTGGTTGACACTGGT ATTGACTACACCCACCCAGCCCTGGGTGGCTGCTTCGGTAAAGGCTGCCGTGTTGCCTTTGGAGACAACTTCTCCAAGGATGGGGAGAAAGGTGACCCAATGGACTGTTACGGCCACGGCACTGAGGTGGCCGGCGTCTTGGCTGGATACTCGAGGGATCAGGGCTTTGTCGGCGCGGCGCCCAACGCGACGCTGATGGCTTACCGCGTTCTTGACTGTTCTGCTGAGGGAACAGAGgatgacatgatggcgggTTGGCTGAAGGCCTACGAGGACAGGGCGCAAATCATCGTGTCCTCGACCGGCATACAGGGCAGTGGCTGGGCACAGGGAccgctggccatggtggcgtCTCGCATCGCCGCTCGTGGTGTCACTTGCGTTGGTGGCCTCGGCAACATGCAGGAACAGGGTCTTTTCTATGCCATGGCCCCTGCTACTGGCGACGGTGTGGTTTCCGTCAACTCGGTCGCGAGTGACTACACCGTGCCATACCTTTCAGCATACGGGCCGACCTGGGACCTTGGCATCAAACCCAACGTCATCGCGCCTGGTCAGGGAATCTGGGTGACGGAGAAGCATGGCAGGTATACATACACCTCGGGCACGTCGTATGCTACGCCTCTTGTTGGGGGCATTGCTGCTCTTGTCGCCGAGGCACGTGGTGGTAGTTTCAATGGCGtgctcatcaacaacctCCTCATGTCAACGGCGAAGCCGCAGCGAGACAACGGCGCATTTATGTCTGTAGCCCAACAGGGAGGCGGTCTCGTTGACGCCTGGGAGGCTGCGCACGCGACGACTCTCGTGGAACCTGCTGGCCTGGAGTTTAACGACACAGAACATCGAGTCCCGATCAGCCTCAAGATCACCAACACGGCCAAGTCGGAGGTCAGTTACGAACTCTCCCACTTGGCGGCCACGACGCTGTATACATTCTCCCCAGGCGGCACCAAGCCCGGTCAGGGCGAGCATGCCCAAGCCACGGCCGACATTAAACTAAGCCTACGCTCCTTTACCCTGGGCCCGGGACAGTCGGCCACGGTTGACGTCTCGGCTGAGGAGCCCTTGGGGCTTGATGCTTCGCGTCTGCCCCTGTGGTCCGGCTGGGTCGCCATCACTGGTTCTGACGGCACTAACCTGACGGCACCCTACCTTGGCCTCAGCGGCTCGCTCCGATCCGCGACCAGCCTGCATCCTAATACCTTGAGAGTACGTTGGGCCGATCCTAATAACGTCACCCCCCTTGATAAGAATGCGAGCGTCGTTTTTCTGGACCCACCATCCGGACAGCGGCCCGGCTCTCCGGCCAGCATTGGGGAGCTTACCCAAATATTCAGCGGCAATCTCTTCTTCCGTCTGAGCCTCCTGGCTTCGCCACAGGTGCTCATGGACATTGTGCCGCTCGACCTGTGTCCGCTCGGAACCGACACGTCGACGGTGCAAGGGCCTCCGGATCTGTCCATGAACTGCGTGCCAAGCTCCATGGTCAAGGACTCTCGCGGGCTCAAATCCATCGGTCAAGTTGCTGGGTTCCCCCGTTATTATGCCTCACGAAACGCGGTAGGCGTTGAAGGCGAATGGGACGGTGCTTATGCCAAGGGCCAATACGCCCCTCCGGGGAGGTACAAGATTGTCGCCCGAGCCCTGGCCGTGTTTGGCGATGCCAGTAACCCATCCGACTGGCAACTCACAGAGTCTCCTGCCGTATTTATCCTCTACCTTCACAACTATATCCCTGTGGCACAACCCACCCCTGAGCAAGCATAG